The Campylobacter sp. CN_NE2 genome contains a region encoding:
- a CDS encoding 4Fe-4S dicluster domain-containing protein — protein sequence MNSLINKNHKKEKNLAMVIIGDRCIGCDACYVACKTEWEVPLFKEAYRTRVFEVENEDNAGNPILNFLPVLCNHCENSPCVAVCPTEASFKREKDGIVIVDPSLCIGCKACMVACPYNARYYDEHKQSVDKCTFCAPRVDKGLLPACVTTCVGKSRNFGDLNDPNSDVSQILAKATSITRLKESDGLEPNVYYVTINS from the coding sequence ATGAACTCACTAATAAATAAAAATCACAAAAAAGAAAAAAACCTAGCTATGGTGATTATCGGCGATCGCTGTATCGGGTGCGATGCGTGTTATGTAGCGTGTAAAACCGAGTGGGAAGTGCCGCTTTTCAAAGAAGCGTATCGCACAAGGGTTTTTGAAGTCGAAAACGAAGATAATGCAGGAAATCCGATTTTAAATTTCTTGCCTGTTCTTTGTAACCACTGCGAAAATTCCCCATGCGTGGCTGTTTGCCCGACAGAAGCTAGTTTCAAGCGTGAAAAAGACGGCATCGTCATCGTCGATCCGTCCCTTTGCATAGGCTGTAAGGCGTGTATGGTAGCCTGTCCTTACAACGCCAGATATTACGACGAACACAAACAAAGCGTCGATAAATGCACATTTTGCGCCCCAAGAGTGGATAAAGGTTTGCTTCCGGCTTGTGTAACCACCTGCGTGGGCAAATCGCGAAATTTTGGCGATTTAAATGACCCAAATAGCGATGTTTCGCAAATTTTGGCTAAGGCGACAAGTATAACTCGCTTAAAAGAGAGCGACGGGCTTGAACCAAATGTTTATTATGTGACGATAAATTCATAG